A stretch of the Marivirga tractuosa DSM 4126 genome encodes the following:
- a CDS encoding OmpA family protein: protein MKKSLVFLFCMLISSVVYAQQNKIDDLIYRGENLFKIKNYEGAVKSLSEAVELGANEPYVNYMLGVSYLNMPNATDQLKASPIFEKLEKQGNFEQIPDEVYYYMAQAFHKDLKLQKATEYYDKYLKTLGGNDAKLRAEVELEKAKSENAKRLLSQKKDINIQRMAPPINSEFTEYNPVVSADQSVMAFTSLRPNARTGRAAEEVYITYKSSGDWGEPSKIEIRTDENVGTAGISPDGQQMLVFIGSGNRGNLFMMKKDGKGWSQPSAIEGLNSRDLESTGSITPDGKKIYFASNRPGGFGGMDIWVAEKLANGNWGNIENLGAEVNSKYDEDAPFIHPDMKTLYYTSNGEKSMGGRDIFKTNVLGGKWTTPENMGYPINTPLNDNYFTLSADGSKGYFSSDREGGYGGQDIYIFDMPEKYANIPLTMLKGKITAGEDEQPVPTKIKLVDNENNTKVDYVYDPDPKTGNYLIILPPGKNYDLIIESEGYLPYTLNINVPNQTYFYELYQKINLKLIKQFDVVVGQEVSVNNAFYDTKQGGDSYTPRQANEAMLVQGDSLDVYDMMDAIIAAEDTAAFNYMMELMYKVNPIEDVDFSENEDEMEIASRTYYYDESDTTTLKSRVVEGETIYSLPTMYVTEEAEKQKKEKEQKPKANYDKSLLEPVYKIYFDVGASEFDAKYNEQLQEIYQKIKGNEQLGIQISGYASAEGDPEFNRKLSNKRAIEVVNFFNYKGIVRRRIIAKGYGSTRADTKDAAENRRVEVQIVDLNNIDR from the coding sequence ATGAAAAAATCACTTGTTTTTCTATTCTGCATGCTCATCTCATCAGTGGTCTATGCTCAACAGAATAAAATAGATGACTTAATCTATAGAGGTGAGAATCTTTTCAAAATTAAAAACTACGAAGGTGCAGTAAAATCACTTTCTGAAGCTGTGGAGCTAGGAGCAAATGAGCCTTATGTGAATTATATGTTAGGGGTTTCTTATCTTAACATGCCCAACGCAACAGATCAGTTAAAAGCATCACCCATTTTTGAAAAGCTTGAGAAGCAGGGCAATTTTGAACAGATTCCAGATGAAGTTTATTATTACATGGCTCAAGCATTTCATAAGGATTTGAAGTTGCAAAAGGCAACAGAGTACTATGATAAGTATCTCAAGACCTTAGGTGGTAATGATGCTAAATTAAGAGCAGAGGTCGAATTGGAAAAGGCGAAAAGTGAAAATGCTAAGCGTTTACTAAGTCAAAAGAAGGACATTAACATTCAAAGAATGGCTCCTCCGATCAATTCTGAATTTACGGAATATAATCCAGTTGTTTCGGCTGATCAATCAGTTATGGCTTTTACTTCTCTAAGGCCAAACGCTAGGACGGGAAGAGCAGCAGAAGAGGTTTACATTACTTATAAAAGTTCAGGCGATTGGGGAGAGCCTTCTAAAATTGAAATTAGAACTGATGAAAATGTTGGTACTGCTGGAATATCTCCTGATGGTCAGCAGATGTTGGTATTTATAGGTTCTGGAAATAGAGGGAATTTATTTATGATGAAAAAGGATGGTAAGGGCTGGAGCCAACCATCTGCAATAGAAGGCTTAAATTCACGGGATTTAGAAAGTACTGGTTCTATTACTCCTGACGGGAAGAAAATTTATTTCGCAAGTAATCGACCAGGAGGATTTGGCGGAATGGATATTTGGGTAGCAGAAAAACTAGCAAACGGTAATTGGGGCAATATTGAAAACCTAGGAGCCGAAGTTAATTCAAAATATGATGAAGATGCTCCCTTCATTCACCCCGATATGAAGACCTTATATTATACTTCCAATGGTGAAAAGTCAATGGGCGGTAGAGATATTTTCAAAACCAATGTGCTAGGAGGGAAGTGGACAACGCCTGAAAATATGGGATATCCAATTAATACTCCGCTCAATGATAATTATTTCACTTTGTCAGCGGACGGAAGTAAAGGGTATTTTTCATCTGATAGAGAAGGGGGTTATGGAGGACAGGATATCTATATTTTCGATATGCCTGAGAAATATGCTAATATTCCACTAACCATGCTAAAAGGGAAAATTACTGCCGGTGAGGACGAGCAGCCTGTTCCTACTAAAATTAAATTAGTAGACAATGAAAATAACACCAAAGTGGATTATGTATATGATCCTGATCCTAAAACAGGGAACTATTTGATAATTCTGCCTCCAGGCAAGAACTACGATTTGATTATTGAATCAGAAGGGTACTTACCCTATACTTTAAATATTAATGTGCCTAATCAAACCTACTTCTATGAGCTCTATCAAAAGATTAATTTAAAGTTAATCAAGCAGTTTGATGTAGTGGTTGGGCAAGAAGTATCCGTTAATAATGCTTTTTATGATACTAAACAAGGTGGGGACTCCTATACTCCAAGGCAAGCTAATGAGGCCATGTTAGTACAAGGGGATAGCTTGGATGTTTATGATATGATGGATGCTATTATTGCCGCTGAGGATACCGCTGCTTTCAATTACATGATGGAATTAATGTATAAAGTAAATCCCATTGAGGATGTTGATTTCAGTGAGAATGAGGATGAAATGGAAATTGCTAGTAGAACTTATTATTATGATGAGAGCGATACCACTACTTTGAAAAGTAGAGTTGTGGAAGGCGAAACCATTTATTCCTTACCTACTATGTATGTTACTGAAGAAGCTGAAAAGCAGAAGAAAGAAAAGGAACAAAAGCCAAAAGCTAACTACGATAAATCATTGTTAGAACCTGTATATAAAATATATTTTGATGTAGGAGCTTCCGAATTTGATGCTAAATACAATGAACAATTGCAGGAGATTTATCAGAAAATTAAAGGTAATGAGCAGTTAGGTATACAAATTTCAGGTTACGCATCTGCAGAAGGTGATCCTGAATTTAACAGGAAGTTATCTAATAAAAGAGCTATAGAGGTGGTAAACTTCTTTAATTACAAAGGAATAGTAAGAAGGAGGATTATTGCAAAAGGATATGGTTCTACAAGAGCAGATACTAAGGATGCAGCTGAAAATAGGAGAGTTGAAGTTCAAATTGTAGATTTGAATAATATAGATCGATAA
- a CDS encoding acyl-CoA carboxylase subunit beta, producing MGKDDMEKPVYTKPTNKGKNELLAQKNEAALKGGGEDRIEAQHKKGKLTARERIDLLMDEGSFEEIGKFVMHRCKDFGLEKQHYPGDGVVTGYGTVSGRLTYVFSQDFTVFGGSLSETHAEKIVKIMEMAMKNGAPLIGLNDSGGARIQEGVVSLGGYADIFYRNVRASGVIPQISAIMGPCAGGAVYSPAMTDFIMMVENTSYMFVTGPNVVKTVTQENVTSEELGGASTHSTKSGVTHFSCANELECINNVKRLLSYVPQNCEDPVPSVPYELKDDESRGELNDIIPDNPNQPYDMREVIEGTVDAGSFFEVHKNYAENIVVGFAHLAGRSIGIVGNQPASLAGVLDNDASKKAARFVRFCDSFNIPLLVFEDVPGFLPGTDQEWNGIISNGAKLLYAFSEATVPRVTVITRKAYGGAYDVMNSKHIGADMNYAWPTAEIAVMGAKGAAEIIFRKEIAAADDKEAKLAEKVEEYTEKFANPYRAAHRGYIDEVILPSNTRKKLIKAFSMLENKVDTLPKKKHGNIPL from the coding sequence ATGGGAAAAGACGATATGGAAAAACCTGTTTATACCAAACCGACCAATAAAGGGAAAAACGAATTATTAGCTCAGAAAAATGAGGCCGCCTTAAAGGGTGGAGGTGAAGACCGAATTGAAGCTCAACATAAAAAAGGAAAATTAACAGCAAGAGAAAGGATTGACCTTTTGATGGACGAAGGTTCATTTGAAGAGATTGGCAAATTTGTAATGCACCGTTGCAAGGATTTTGGACTGGAAAAGCAGCATTATCCTGGAGATGGAGTAGTGACTGGATACGGAACCGTATCTGGGAGATTAACTTATGTGTTTTCCCAAGATTTCACAGTATTTGGAGGCTCCTTATCCGAAACCCATGCAGAGAAGATCGTGAAGATTATGGAAATGGCTATGAAAAATGGCGCTCCATTAATTGGGTTGAATGATTCGGGTGGTGCCAGAATTCAGGAAGGCGTAGTTTCATTAGGTGGATATGCTGATATTTTTTATAGAAATGTAAGAGCTTCGGGTGTTATACCTCAAATTTCTGCAATAATGGGGCCATGTGCTGGAGGAGCCGTATATTCACCAGCCATGACGGATTTCATTATGATGGTGGAAAACACAAGCTATATGTTTGTAACAGGTCCTAATGTTGTGAAAACCGTAACCCAAGAAAATGTAACTTCTGAAGAATTAGGTGGAGCTAGTACGCACAGTACCAAAAGTGGTGTTACGCATTTCTCTTGTGCAAATGAATTGGAATGTATTAACAATGTAAAAAGGTTATTGAGTTATGTACCTCAAAACTGTGAAGATCCTGTTCCTTCAGTTCCCTACGAATTGAAGGATGATGAAAGCAGGGGGGAATTAAATGATATCATTCCTGATAATCCTAATCAGCCTTATGATATGCGTGAGGTTATAGAAGGGACTGTAGATGCTGGCAGTTTTTTTGAAGTACATAAGAATTATGCAGAAAACATAGTGGTAGGCTTTGCTCACTTAGCAGGTAGAAGTATAGGGATAGTGGGTAATCAGCCGGCTTCTTTAGCTGGGGTATTGGACAATGATGCTAGTAAAAAAGCGGCTCGTTTTGTCCGCTTCTGTGATAGTTTCAATATTCCATTATTAGTATTTGAAGATGTTCCTGGCTTCCTTCCTGGCACTGACCAAGAATGGAATGGAATTATTTCTAACGGAGCTAAGTTGCTTTATGCATTTAGTGAAGCTACAGTTCCAAGAGTAACTGTGATTACAAGAAAAGCTTATGGGGGTGCTTATGATGTAATGAACTCTAAACACATTGGTGCTGATATGAATTATGCTTGGCCTACAGCTGAAATCGCAGTGATGGGCGCTAAAGGTGCAGCCGAAATTATATTCCGTAAGGAGATTGCCGCTGCAGACGATAAAGAAGCAAAGCTTGCCGAAAAGGTAGAGGAATATACTGAAAAGTTTGCCAATCCATATAGAGCAGCTCATAGGGGTTATATCGATGAAGTGATCCTTCCTTCTAATACAAGGAAAAAGCTAATCAAAGCATTTTCCATGTTGGAAAATAAGGTGGATACCCTGCCGAAGAAAAAGCATGGAAATATTCCATTGTAA
- a CDS encoding sterol desaturase family protein, translating to MEYIDIFITSFKDYARYVGNEVFNLHWGNYLYWLIGISIFFYTLELTMPWRKDQPKIRKDFWLDAFYMFFNFFLFSLVGYYAISNVFVELFNDFLGLFGIENLVAIEINTWPVWAQLLTLFILRDFIHWNVHRLLHRVPTLWEFHKVHHSVEQMGFAAHLRFHWMETIVYRTIEYIPLAMIGFGIQEFLLVHLFALAIGHFNHSNIRVPLGPFKYIFNNPQMHIWHHAKHIPSKTGVNFGISLSIWDYIFGTNYIPKDGRDEKLGFDDMDQFPSELKDQLIYGFKRRKEK from the coding sequence ATGGAATACATCGATATATTTATCACCTCCTTTAAAGACTATGCCCGATATGTGGGGAATGAAGTTTTCAACCTGCATTGGGGTAATTATTTGTATTGGTTAATCGGCATTTCAATTTTCTTTTATACTTTGGAATTAACGATGCCTTGGAGAAAGGACCAACCCAAAATCAGAAAAGACTTTTGGTTGGATGCTTTTTATATGTTTTTCAATTTTTTCTTATTTTCATTGGTAGGCTACTATGCTATCTCCAATGTATTTGTAGAGCTTTTCAATGACTTTTTAGGCTTATTTGGAATAGAAAACCTAGTCGCTATTGAAATCAATACCTGGCCAGTCTGGGCACAGCTATTGACATTATTTATCCTTCGGGATTTCATCCACTGGAATGTGCATAGATTATTACATAGGGTGCCTACCTTATGGGAGTTCCACAAAGTTCATCATTCTGTAGAGCAAATGGGATTTGCTGCGCACCTAAGATTCCATTGGATGGAAACCATCGTTTACAGAACCATAGAATATATTCCTTTAGCCATGATAGGTTTTGGAATACAGGAATTCTTATTGGTGCATTTATTTGCATTGGCAATTGGTCATTTTAACCATTCAAACATCCGTGTTCCTTTAGGGCCTTTCAAGTATATTTTCAATAATCCGCAAATGCATATTTGGCATCATGCTAAACATATTCCTTCTAAAACAGGGGTTAATTTCGGAATTTCTTTAAGCATCTGGGATTATATTTTTGGGACGAATTATATTCCTAAAGATGGAAGAGATGAAAAATTGGGCTTTGATGATATGGATCAGTTTCCATCAGAATTGAAGGATCAGTTGATTTATGGCTTTAAGCGTAGAAAGGAAAAGTAA
- a CDS encoding ImmA/IrrE family metallo-endopeptidase produces MNPLILEKKANDFRNHHGFGSNDSIRLKSLLHKLDVLTVFKPLGDGISGMALKIDKDAQTKRFVLINSSKTLGHQHFTICHELYHLFIQENFSSMVCIAGEFKRKDKEEYNADLFAAHLLLPENGIKSLIPDNELSKDKIKLGTLLKIEHYFSCSRAALLYRLKELKIISFDKLEQLRPNVKKGAIGYGYSTKLYEDGNHHEVIGDYGSLARDLFDKEIISQSHYYSLLLDLGMNSSEIEALENSEE; encoded by the coding sequence ATGAACCCGCTTATTCTTGAGAAAAAGGCAAATGATTTTAGAAATCATCATGGCTTTGGTAGTAACGATAGTATTAGACTGAAGAGTTTACTACATAAGCTAGATGTTTTGACTGTGTTCAAGCCATTAGGAGACGGAATATCAGGTATGGCTTTAAAAATTGATAAAGACGCTCAGACCAAACGATTCGTTTTAATTAATAGTAGCAAAACATTAGGGCATCAGCATTTTACCATTTGTCATGAGTTGTATCACTTATTTATTCAAGAGAATTTTAGTTCAATGGTATGTATAGCTGGAGAATTTAAAAGAAAAGATAAGGAAGAGTATAATGCTGACTTGTTTGCAGCTCATTTGTTATTGCCTGAAAATGGTATAAAATCACTCATACCTGATAACGAATTAAGTAAAGATAAAATCAAATTAGGTACACTCTTAAAAATTGAGCACTATTTCTCATGCTCCAGAGCTGCTTTATTGTATAGATTAAAGGAACTGAAAATCATTAGTTTTGATAAACTTGAGCAGCTTAGACCAAATGTAAAAAAGGGAGCTATTGGATATGGATATTCCACTAAGTTATATGAAGACGGAAATCATCATGAAGTAATTGGTGACTATGGTAGTTTAGCTAGAGACCTTTTTGATAAAGAAATTATTTCGCAAAGCCATTATTATTCATTATTACTTGATTTAGGGATGAATAGTAGTGAAATAGAAGCTCTCGAGAACAGTGAAGAGTAA
- a CDS encoding helix-turn-helix transcriptional regulator: MDQNKLIGLNLKRYRESLGLSQVQLADYLSINREEISYYENGKRTMPVKLIEKAAKLFGIDEFDLYESDPEHNDAKVALAFRADSLGKEDLEQIADFRKIVLNYLAMKKAAVNEPAYS; this comes from the coding sequence ATGGATCAGAATAAATTAATTGGACTCAACTTGAAGAGGTATAGGGAAAGTCTAGGATTGTCACAAGTGCAATTAGCGGATTATTTAAGTATTAATAGAGAGGAAATTAGTTACTATGAAAATGGTAAAAGAACCATGCCAGTAAAGCTAATTGAAAAGGCTGCTAAGCTTTTTGGTATAGATGAATTCGATTTGTATGAAAGTGATCCTGAGCACAATGACGCCAAAGTAGCATTGGCATTTAGAGCTGATTCTTTAGGTAAAGAGGATCTTGAGCAAATAGCTGATTTTAGAAAAATTGTTCTTAATTATTTAGCCATGAAAAAAGCCGCAGTCAATGAACCCGCTTATTCTTGA
- a CDS encoding WG repeat-containing protein — MTKYFLFSIVSFSLLYTSCTENSNQSEEESISETSLSYVEKDTSFVLKQFDPNQIWPFKSNDKWGYKNNEDEFVIRPIFDGCGFFSKGFAWVKENETYKIINNKGDYIDKSASFDAVGKTKAGIIPTKKGKLWGAVDTTANQIIEYNYEEIKILDSNLVLIKKNRSWGLINRVGEEVCLPVYDREIVFEDGLAIVTRNYRDVGIINKSGKEIVKCQYEDVAIINDSTFRIAVKSNRSQNSYGLIVNEKIKYPAEYKRIASFQDSLLVLTKDSISGILNMKGDTIMNFKYSDLKPGNTNILAAEANKKWGYINIDSDTIIDFKFDEADPFRGDLAIVYNGPTDRYTSKPTNSALINFKGDIILPFETRKLKFLSANLLMRYKYNYNINLYKKDGAPIDSIYYDSQQFNSPEDPITGYLEDEIEFYKFTNGFAIIGHKGRMGMVNEKGDIVIPLKYHHLEPMNEYGYTKAQYLDKYGIVDSEGNEIVPIGYEHIGYDDENDLFFLQKEDDSRDYGDRLVNEGYWNYEGELLSNSPLKSPKVYDLKEQIGKIRQAYNNIESEAKQSNFSTFKLEKGNIEMKKSYNKIIVNDSAKGIQYENFYNSSLNKYGPFFIFKVEGEKENRYYYQHGRIIRWLDKDKKDRLISDAIYSPEHDEHVRARRFKSKGENKELTEKYGLDTVRNKIDSLCTFINENIAKGIYKKGDTKSRSMGEYQRLEEVYIDSLQNVMYKLDAGSDEGGSAKEEEFYFNGELIRKYSDKNYFDNSDNVPDAQWVSGQYAVTKYYNNGNLIFTEKTENGVMTIKKN; from the coding sequence ATGACAAAGTATTTTTTATTTTCAATCGTAAGCTTTTCTTTACTCTACACAAGTTGCACAGAAAATTCTAATCAATCTGAAGAGGAATCAATCTCAGAAACCTCCCTGTCATATGTTGAAAAAGATACCTCTTTTGTATTAAAGCAATTCGACCCCAACCAAATATGGCCTTTTAAAAGTAATGATAAATGGGGGTATAAAAATAATGAAGATGAATTCGTAATCAGACCTATATTTGATGGTTGTGGCTTTTTCTCAAAGGGTTTTGCCTGGGTGAAAGAAAATGAAACTTATAAAATCATAAATAATAAAGGAGATTATATTGATAAATCTGCAAGTTTTGACGCTGTAGGAAAAACCAAAGCCGGTATAATACCCACAAAAAAGGGAAAATTATGGGGAGCTGTTGATACGACAGCTAATCAAATCATAGAGTATAATTATGAAGAAATAAAGATACTGGATAGCAATTTAGTATTAATTAAGAAAAACAGAAGCTGGGGTCTTATAAACAGAGTGGGGGAGGAAGTCTGTCTTCCCGTGTACGATAGAGAAATTGTTTTCGAAGATGGTCTTGCCATTGTTACAAGGAACTATCGTGATGTAGGAATTATTAATAAATCAGGAAAAGAAATTGTTAAATGCCAGTACGAAGATGTAGCGATAATTAATGATTCAACCTTTCGAATTGCCGTAAAAAGTAATCGCAGCCAAAATAGCTACGGCCTAATTGTAAATGAGAAGATTAAGTATCCTGCAGAATATAAACGAATAGCCTCTTTCCAAGACAGTCTACTGGTGCTAACGAAAGATAGCATTTCCGGTATCCTGAACATGAAGGGAGATACCATAATGAATTTCAAGTATTCCGATCTCAAACCCGGAAACACCAACATACTAGCTGCCGAGGCAAATAAAAAATGGGGGTATATCAATATTGATAGCGATACTATAATCGATTTCAAATTTGATGAAGCTGACCCATTTAGAGGTGACCTAGCAATAGTATATAATGGTCCAACAGATCGCTATACATCAAAACCTACTAACAGTGCTTTGATTAATTTCAAAGGGGATATAATACTTCCCTTTGAAACAAGAAAATTAAAATTCTTATCTGCCAATCTGTTGATGAGGTATAAATACAATTACAATATTAATCTTTACAAGAAAGATGGAGCCCCAATCGATTCTATTTACTACGACAGTCAGCAGTTCAATTCACCGGAAGATCCCATAACAGGCTACCTGGAAGATGAGATTGAATTTTACAAATTCACAAACGGCTTTGCCATTATTGGACATAAGGGCAGAATGGGAATGGTAAATGAAAAAGGCGACATTGTGATCCCATTAAAATACCATCACCTGGAACCCATGAATGAATATGGTTATACAAAAGCTCAGTATCTGGATAAATACGGAATTGTAGACAGCGAAGGAAATGAGATTGTACCGATAGGATACGAACACATTGGTTACGATGATGAAAACGATTTATTCTTTCTACAGAAAGAGGATGACAGTAGAGACTATGGAGACAGATTAGTAAATGAAGGCTACTGGAATTATGAAGGCGAATTATTGAGCAACTCTCCTCTAAAATCACCAAAGGTTTACGATTTAAAAGAGCAGATAGGCAAAATAAGGCAAGCTTACAACAACATTGAAAGTGAAGCTAAGCAGTCAAATTTCTCTACATTCAAACTAGAGAAGGGTAATATCGAAATGAAAAAAAGCTATAATAAAATAATCGTAAACGATAGCGCTAAAGGAATCCAATACGAAAATTTTTATAATTCAAGCCTCAATAAATACGGTCCTTTTTTCATTTTTAAAGTAGAAGGTGAAAAAGAAAACAGGTACTATTATCAGCATGGTAGGATTATTAGGTGGTTAGATAAAGATAAAAAGGACAGATTAATTTCAGATGCGATATACTCTCCCGAGCATGATGAACATGTGCGAGCAAGAAGGTTTAAGTCAAAGGGAGAGAATAAAGAATTAACAGAAAAATATGGATTAGATACTGTCAGGAATAAAATTGACAGTTTATGCACCTTTATTAACGAAAACATTGCTAAAGGCATCTATAAAAAAGGGGATACCAAAAGTAGATCGATGGGCGAATACCAAAGGTTAGAGGAGGTTTATATAGATTCACTGCAAAATGTGATGTATAAGCTTGATGCAGGTTCTGATGAGGGCGGTAGTGCGAAGGAAGAAGAATTTTATTTTAACGGTGAATTAATCCGGAAATACTCCGATAAAAATTACTTTGATAATTCGGACAATGTACCAGATGCTCAGTGGGTTTCAGGGCAATATGCAGTCACAAAATACTACAATAATGGAAACTTAATTTTCACTGAGAAAACAGAGAATGGAGTAATGACAATCAAAAAGAATTAA
- a CDS encoding SH3 domain-containing protein, with protein sequence MKRTILILLIFPLYLYSQDKAIINDPDGYTNVRNQPAGNVIDKIYEYEIFTVQSKEGSWWSVKLFNGTTGYVHSSRVEIIDVNNCSWCWEPNLHIPTAKGAILATGYRPERLSKNKYVVSETRIGLTNEDQKLIEVRAADHANIVIREDEIMIESLVWLPKDDSWKMGFLPLKKFIISRNEPLDLKESMVLSPACQSSEVLQKFLSEYVENPPSNAGEFEGAMYKLFMAALAGYPEAKEKLKNHDFVLDGYLQIDHSKLLKYLSYYEENK encoded by the coding sequence ATGAAACGAACCATATTAATTTTATTAATCTTTCCACTGTATTTATATAGCCAAGATAAAGCTATAATTAATGATCCAGACGGCTACACAAATGTCCGGAATCAACCTGCCGGTAATGTCATCGATAAAATATATGAATATGAAATTTTTACTGTGCAGTCAAAAGAGGGGAGCTGGTGGTCAGTTAAGCTATTTAATGGTACGACTGGATATGTTCACAGTAGCAGAGTGGAAATAATAGATGTTAATAATTGTTCCTGGTGTTGGGAACCGAATTTACATATACCAACTGCAAAAGGAGCGATTCTGGCAACAGGTTACCGTCCTGAACGCCTCAGTAAAAATAAATACGTAGTTTCAGAAACTAGAATTGGCTTGACCAATGAGGATCAAAAACTAATCGAAGTTAGAGCCGCTGATCACGCAAACATAGTGATTAGAGAGGATGAAATTATGATTGAATCATTGGTTTGGTTGCCTAAAGACGATAGTTGGAAGATGGGTTTTTTACCACTTAAGAAATTCATTATATCAAGAAATGAGCCCTTAGATTTAAAAGAATCGATGGTTTTATCTCCAGCATGTCAATCCTCTGAAGTATTGCAAAAATTCCTGTCCGAATATGTTGAGAACCCACCCTCAAATGCTGGTGAATTTGAAGGAGCAATGTATAAACTTTTTATGGCAGCATTAGCAGGTTACCCAGAAGCCAAAGAGAAGCTTAAAAATCACGATTTTGTTCTTGATGGTTATCTTCAAATTGACCACAGTAAATTATTAAAATATCTTTCCTATTACGAAGAAAATAAATAG